A DNA window from Fragaria vesca subsp. vesca linkage group LG3, FraVesHawaii_1.0, whole genome shotgun sequence contains the following coding sequences:
- the LOC101305835 gene encoding pentatricopeptide repeat-containing protein At4g21065-like codes for MLPKQIHSSLAHTVTADLTQNPKTTSFPSQTPLPFILQKCIALLQSCASSNSKLKQIHAFSIRHGVPLSNPDMGKHLIFTSVSLSSPMSYAHHIFSQIKHPNVFTWNTMIRGYAESQNPMPVIQLYRQMRVSCIEPDTHTYPFLLKAVAKLLDVREGEKVHCIALRNGLESLVFVKNALLHLYAVCGQVESAHKVFESMSERDLVAWNSVINGFSLNGRPNEALTIFREMSLEGVVPDGFTMVSLLGACAELGALALGGRIHVYMVKLGLTRNAHASNALLDVYAKCGSIREAQKVFGEMEERSVVSWTALVVGWAVNGFGKEALELFKEFKAEGLVPTEITFVGVLYAFSHCGMVDEGFEYFRMMKEEYGIVPRIEHYGCMVDLLARAGKVKEAYEYIKDMPVQPNAVIWRTLLGACTIHGHSALGEIARGHILRLEPRHSGDYVLISNLYASERRWSDVQKVRRTMLSEGVKKTPGYSIVELRNRAFEFTMGDRSHPLSDEIYAKLAEITKVLKREGYVPHTENVLADIEEEEKENALSYHSEKIAIAFMLLITAPQTPIRVWKNLRVCADCHLAFKLISRVYDRVIVVRDRSRFHHFRDGSCSCSDYW; via the coding sequence ATGCTCCCAAAGCAGATTCACTCATCTTTGGCGCACACAGTCACAGCAGATCTAACTCAAAACCCCAAAACAACAAGCTTCCCTTCACAGACTCCACTCCCCTTCATCCTCCAAAAATGCATTGCCCTCCTCCAAAGCTGTGCCTCCTCCAATTCCAAACTCAAACAAATCCACGCCTTCTCTATACGACATGGCGTCCCTCTCTCCAACCCGGACATGGGCAAGCACCTCATCTTCACCTCAGTCTCACTCTCATCCCCAATGTCCTATGCCCACCATATATTCTCCCAAATCAAACACCCCAATGTTTTCACATGGAACACCATGATTAGAGGCTACGCCGAGAGCCAAAACCCGATGCCTGTAATCCAACTCTACCGCCAAATGCGTGTGAGTTGTATCGAACCCGATACGCATACATACCCTTTTCTATTGAAGGCTGTGGCTAAGTTGTTGGATGTGAGAGAGGGTGAGAAGGTACATTGCATTGCTCTGAGAAATGGGCTCGAGTCGTTGGTGTTTGTTAAGAACGCTTTACTTCACCTGTATGCGGTTTGCGGGCAGGTGGAGAGTGCACACAAGGTGTTTGAGTCAATGTCTGAGAGAGACCTTGTGGCTTGGAACTCTGTGATTAATGGGTTTTCGTTGAATGGAAGGCCGAATGAGGCTTTGACTATTTTTAGGGAGATGAGTTTGGAGGGTGTTGTGCCGGATGGGTTTACTATGGTTAGCTTGTTGGGTGCTTGCGCCGAGCTTGGTGCTTTGGCTTTGGGTGGGAGGATTCATGTGTATATGGTGAAGTTGGGTTTGACAAGGAATGCGCATGCTAGTAATGCGCTGCTGGATGTTTATGCGAAATGTGGAAGCATTAGGGAAGCGCAGAAGGTGTTTGGAGAAATGGAGGAGAGGAGTGTGGTTTCTTGGACTGCTTTGGTTGTTGGCTGGGCTGTTAATGGGTTTGGTAAGGAAGCGTTAGAGCTTTTCAAGGAGTTTAAAGCAGAGGGATTGGTGCCTACTGAGATAACGTTTGTTGGGGTTTTGTACGCGTTTAGTCATTGTGGGATGGTTGATGAAGGGTTTGAGTACTTTAGAATGATGAAAGAGGAGTATGGGATTGTGCCCAGAATAGAACATTATGGATGTATGGTTGATTTGTTAGCTAGAGCCGGCAAAGTGAAAGAAGCGTATGAATACATTAAGGACATGCCTGTTCAGCCCAATGCTGTTATTTGGAGGACCTTGCTAGGAGCATGCACGATACATGGTCATTCGGCTCTTGGGGAGATTGCTAGAGGCCACATCCTGCGGTTAGAGCCTAGACATAGTGGGGATTATGTGCTGATCTCCAATCTCTATGCATCTGAGCGTCGATGGTCGGATGTACAAAAGGTGAGGAGGACAATGCTCAGTGAAGGTGTGAAGAAAACTCCGGGCTATAGTATTGTTGAGTTGAGGAACAGAGCTTTCGAGTTTACTATGGGTGATAGATCTCATCCACTAAGTGATGAGATATATGCAAAGCTGGCAGAGATCACAAAAGTGCTGAAACGGGAAGGTTATGTACCACATACAGAGAATGTTCTCGCAGACATAGAGGAGGAAGAAAAAGAAAATGCATTGTCTTATCACAGTGAAAAAATCGCAATTGCATTCATGCTCCTAATTACCGCACCACAGACACCAATTAGGGTTTGGAAGAATTTGAGAGTTTGTGCAGATTGTCATCTTGCTTTTAAGCTCATCTCAAGGGTTTATGATCGGGTGATTGTTGTGAGGGATCGTAGTCGATTTCACCATTTTAGAGATGGTTCTTGTTCTTGTAGTGATTACTGGTAA
- the LOC101306126 gene encoding protein BREAST CANCER SUSCEPTIBILITY 1 homolog, whose translation MGNLAHLEKMGRELKCPICLSLFSSAVSLNCNHVFCNACIVKSMKSGSNCPVCKIPYQRREVRPAPHMDNLVGIYKNMEDASGTNIFMTQSAPSTKSAVEDENPDEQDPPRLSQNRAGNQKTVRGKRSGKAKSNLKNSNSVSVKPSFPTKKRVQVPQSLSETPTRPKQLLGDLIEEKSKQDSTTLKEKPVFNERGEPVLSPFFWLSDKDAENLSEPSTGDQLDDIPSPNVPTFSDIKDSDDEDCTRLSPLGEVQGKSSNAADIFDSEMFEWTQMPCSPELFASPSKMQVADNDQIDRIQVKELKEASQNKKIAEQVTAEKARSRNSRQNSGNLILQPYLPHDNTEDANHQLFGNQSNKRGRQARNITKSKCATSHMDLVEDRNANFKGSEDSYQEHGCKNRDSYVAKAGKRSKKAHPSRLATKPTSESVCTLSTGAERQNEGCAKKGLTELPPSLEKDDGNDEAFAQGKAKKICTKINAKNPMRRSARSKKQKVVSMPNMLEEVSGIEKQANTNVTNEHSHVNVPTDENRKVSDVKNKSMKLAREAKSCDHELKFNKKAQVSSGDDSEDKEVSEIKKQANRSAPTEVSIILPTNVNRELSEVRKRAREAKSCNRELKITKKVKVSFDGSSKNEAVIEIGEGHHNVNENGDQPTEKSKGDSNSRLFTDGSSMQKLPTLRNDVALRRCDAIASKIQCAFCLSSEESEASGEIVHYYNGKPVAADHNGGSKVIHSHRNCTEWAPNVYFEDDIAMNLEAELTRSRRIKCCCCGIKGASLGCFEKSCRKSFHVSCAKMTPECRWDTDNFVMLCPIHSSSKLPNESSESEARRKKSTPRKQPGDDCKKVHVKQDSNTSQDLKFCGSSKKLVLCCSTLTSAEREYVAEFERLSGLTVLKKWDSTITHVIAPIDKNGACRRTLKVLMGILEGKWILSMGWIKACMEAMKLVNEEPYEISIDIYGIRDGPRLGRLRLQNKEPKLFDGLKFYFMGDYVPSYKGYLQDLVIAAGGTVLHRKPVPESQKGSSGSPLECRTFIIYSLELPDQCHPSKKGTIFNQRLADAKSVASSAGANVASNSWILNSIAACKLQRLSE comes from the exons ATGGGCAATCTGGCGCACCTCGAGAAAATGGGCAGAGAACTTAAGTGCCCCATTTG TTTGAGTCTATTTAGTTCTGCTGTTTCGCTGAATTGCAACCATGTCTTCTGCAA TGCTTGTATTGTGAAGTCAATGAAATCGGGCTCCAATTGTCCTGTTTGTAAGATCCCATATCAGCGGAGAG AGGTTCGCCCTGCTCCTCATATGGACAATTTGGTTGGTATTTACAAAAACATGGAGGATGCTTCGGGTACTAACATATTTATGACTCAAAGTGCACCATCGACTAAATCAGCAG TTGAAGATGAGAATCCTGATGAGCAAGATCCTCCTAGACTTTCTCAGAATAGAGCTGGGAACCAGAAAACCGTCAGAGGGAAAAGATCAGGGAAAGCTAAATCCAACCTAAAGAACTCCAATTCTGTTTCAGTTAAACCTTCATTTCCAACCAAGAAAAGGGTTCAGGTTCCACAATCTCTTTCAGAAACCCCAACACGGCCTAAACAGTTACTGGGTGATTTGATTGAAGAAAAGTCAAAGCAGGATTCAACAACTCTGAAGGAGAAGCCTGTTTTTAATGAGAGGGGAGAACCGGTGCTTTCACCTTTCTTTTGGTTGAGTGATAAAGATGCTGAAAACTTGAGCGAGCCTTCTACCGGAGATCAGCTTGATGATATTCCATCTCCAAATGTTCCTACTTTCAGTGATATCAAGGACTCGGATGATGAAGACTGTACAAGATTGAGCCCACTG GGCGAAGTGCAGGGGAAATCTTCCAATGCTGCGGACATTTTTGATAGTGAAATGTTTGAATGGACGCAAATGCCATGCTCCCCTGAGCTCTTTGCAAGTCCTTCTAAGATGCAG GTTGCAGATAACGATCAAATTGATAGAATTCAAGTGAAGGAACTAAAAGAAGCCTCACAAAACAAGAAAATAGCTGAACAAGTCACTGCTGAAAAAGCAAGGTCCAGAAATTCTAGACAGAATAGTGGAAACTTGATCTTGCAGCCTTATCTTCCACATGATAATACTGAAGATGCTAATCATCAACTTTTTGGCAATCAATCTAACAAGAGAGGAAGACAAGCAAGAAACATAACTAAAAGTAAGTGTGCTACAAGTCATATGGACCTGGTTGAGGACAGAAATGCTAATTTTAAGGGTTCTGAAGACTCTTATCAAGAACACGGCTGCAAGAATAGGGACAGTTATGTGGCCAAGGCTGGCAAAAGGAGTAAGAAAGCTCATCCATCTCGGCTCGCAACTAAACCAACATCTGAAAGTGTTTGCACCCTCTCTACTGGGGCAGAAAGGCAGAATGAAGGCTGTGCTAAGAAGGGGTTAACTGAATTACCCCCCTCACTAGAAAAGGATGACGGCAATGATGAAGCTTTTGCCCAGGGGAAGGCTAAGAAAATCTGTACAAAGATAAATGCCAAGAACCCAATGCGTCGCTCAGCGAGGTCAAAGAAACAAAAGGTGGTCTCTATGCCTAACATGCTTGAGGAGGTATCAGGAATCGAGAAACAAGCGAATACAAATGTTACAAATGAGCACTCCCATGTAAATGTCCCTACAGATGAGAACAGGAAAGTCTCTGATGTCAAGAATAAATCCATGAAACTTGCTAGAGAAGCCAAGTCATGTGATCATGAATTGAAATTCAACAAAAAGGCCCAAGTTTCGTCCGGTGATGACTCAGAGGATAAGGAGGTATCAGAGATTAAGAAGCAAGCAAATAGGAGTGCTCCAACTGAGGTGTCCATAATTCTCCCTACAAATGTTAACAGGGAACTCTCAGAAGTTCGAAAACGAGCTAGAGAAGCCAAGTCATGTAATAGAGAATTGAAAATTACCAAAAAGGTGAAAGTTTCTTTTGATGGCAGTTCAAAAAATGAGGCTGTTATTGAGATTGGAGAGGGTCATCATAATGTTAATGAAAACGGTGACCAACCCACCGAGAAGAGCAAAGGCGATTCGAATAGTAGACTTTTTACTGACGGATCATCAATGCAGAAGCTTCCCACATTGAGGAATGATGTGGCTTTGAGGAGGTGTGATGCCATTGCTAGTAAAATTCAATGTGCCTTTTGTCTTTCATCAGAAGAATCAGAG GCATCAGGAGAGATAGTTCACTACTATAATGGCAAGCCTGTTGCTGCAGATCACAATGGAGGGTCCAAGGTTATACATTCACACAGGAACTGCACTGAATG GGCTCCCAACGTATATTTTGAAGATGATATTGCTATGAATCTTGAAGCTGAGTTAACTAGAAGTCGTAGAATTAAATGTTGTTGCTGTGGAATTAAAGGAGCATCTCTTGGGTGTTTTGAGAAGAGTTGTCGCAAGAGCTTTCATGTCAGCTGTGCAAAAATGACTCCTGAATGTCGATGGGATACA GATAATTTTGTTATGTTATGCCCCATTCATTCCTCTTCTAAGTTGCCAAATGAAAGTTCTGAATCTGAAGCAAGGAGGAAGAAGAGCACCCCTAGAAA ACAACCTGGTGATGACTGTAAAAAAGTTCATGTTAAACAAGACAGCAACACCTCTCAGGATCTGAAATTTTGTGGATCATCCAAGAAGTTGGTTCTCTGTTGTTCAACTCTCACAAGTGCAGAGAGG GAATATGTAGCGGAATTTGAAAGATTATCTGGACTTACAGTCTTGAAGAAGTGGGACTCTACTATCACACATGTTATTGCACCAATAGATAAAAATGGAGCATGTAGAAGAACCCTCAAAGTATTGATGGGAATCTTGGAGGGGAAGTGGATACTGAGCATGGGAT GGATTAAAGCTTGCATGGAAGCCATGAAACTAGTGAATGAGGAGCCTTATGAAATTAGCATTGACATTTATGGAATCAGGGATGGCCCTCGACTTGGTAGACTAAGACTACAAAACAAG GAACCAAAACTTTTTGATGGGCTTAAGTTTTACTTCATGGGAGATTATGTACCTTCGTACAAGGGGTATCTACAAGACCTTGTAATAGCTGCTGGAGGAACTGTTTTGCACAGAAAGCCTGTTCCAGAGAGTCAGAAAGGCTCATCTGGAAGTCCCCTCGAATGTCGAACCTTCATCATTTATAGTCTTGAGTTACCTGATCAATGTCATCCTAGCAAGAAGGGTACGATTTTCAATCAAAGACTGGCTGATGCAAAGTCTGTGGCAAGTTCTGCTGGAGCCAATGTAGCAAGCAATTCATGGATTTTGAACTCCATTGCTGCCTGCAAGCTACAACGTCTTTCTGAATAG
- the LOC101298871 gene encoding uncharacterized protein LOC101298871: MSRIRAFSSPSVLPPSSSTSHIEVPPEDHSLEGIAANVKLLLKLIQDQNEAKDNDARKTQRVAGMISIIDDVKSRIQKSQKVGRKAELRRCNTDLRPNAPPKDKRSHEPVTDEKEKLRRSLSASLAARKSLEIMCTSLGKEKEIIAKELARKVQEFQGMEEHINDLRAQNEKLLAKVKACASEHKENKCGGGEVNATHGNAALQERNKELSEQLLKSLDGCRSLKRKIKVAQKENDAMHLAMGEIGMDVQDGLDRIHCLKEGIAAGNADIEEEFSALEHLFESCYMKISEHEQKKFEKNKAEVNAT; encoded by the exons ATGAGCCGAATCCGAGCATTTTCATCTCCTTCAGTATTGCCACCATCTTCTTCCACAAGTCATATAGAAGTCCCGCCAGAAGATCATAGTTTAGAAG GCATTGCTGCCAATGTTAAGTTACTATTGAAGCTGATCCAAGACCAGAATGAGGCAAAAGACAATGATGCAAGAAAGACACAAAGAGTGGCTGGAATGATATCAATAATTGATGATGTGAAATCCCGGATACAAAAATCTCAAAAAGTGGGGAGAAAAGCCGAGCTGAGGCGCTGCAATACAGATCTGAGGCCAAATGCTCCTCCAAAGGACAAAAGGTCTCATGAACCAGTAACCGATGAGAAGGAGAAATTGAGAAGATCACTAAGTGCAAGCTTGGCTGCAAGAAAGAGCCTAGAAATTATGTGTACTAGTTTGGGAAAGGAGAAGGAGATTATTGCAAAAGAGCTTGCAAGGAAGGTTCAAGAATTTCAAGGGATGGAGGAACACATCAATGATCTTAGAGCGCAAAATGAGAAGTTGTTGGCAAAAGTAAAAGCTTGTGCATCAGAGCACAAAGAGAATAAGTGTGGAGGTGGGGAAGTGAATGCTACCCATGGGAATGCAGCGCTCCAGGAGCGAAACAAGGAACTTTCGGAGCAACTCCTTAAGTCCCTTGATGGGTGTAGATCCCTAAAGAGGAAGATTAAAGTTGCACAAAAGGAAAATGATGCAATGCACCTGGCCATGGGGGAGATTGGAATGGATGTTCAAGATGGACTGGACCGAATACACTGCCTCAAGGAAGGGATTGCAGCAGGAAATGCAGATATTGAAGAGGAATTTTCAGCATTGGAGCATCTGTTTGAGTCCTGCTACATGAAGATCTCGGAACATGAGCAGAAGAAATTTGAGAAAAACAAGGCCGAGGTGAATGCTACTTAA
- the LOC101306417 gene encoding F-box protein SKIP19-like yields MDNKTNPKAPATKPKPSPSSSSSSSSSSSSSRSSPSRRRNWLELPPEITASIISRLGAVEILTAAEKVCRSWRAICKDPLMWRTIDMRNDGDLHDMTYDLEKMCCDAVDRSCGQLVDISVEYFGSDELLKYITARSSGIRRLRLVRCYCITDEGLSEVALKLPMLEDLELSMCTLSHEPLEVVGRSCPLLKSLKLNNHWYQFPQELCNNDACAVAGTMRGLQHLQLFGNKLTNDGLIELLDGCPRLESLDLRHCFNLYMDGDLEKRLTENIKKLWLPYDSTEDYEFDAISNGYESRDDALGSPYGFSGSNLLSDDYDEYGFSSEGDFYDYEDYNDFATLNLYDYPF; encoded by the exons ATGGACAACAAAACGAACCCGAAAGCCCCGGCCACGAAGCCCAAACCCTCTCCGTCTTCGTCTTCTTCGTCGTCGTCGTCGTCGTCGTCGTCCAGATCCTCCCCCTCCCGCCGCCGAAACTGGCTGGAGCTCCCGCCGGAGATCACCGCTTCGATTATTTCGCGGCTCGGAGCTGTCGAGATCCTGACGGCAGCCGAGAAGGTCTGCAGATCATGGCGCGCAATCTGCAAGGACCCGCTGATGTGGCGCACCATCGATATGCGCAACGACGGCGACCTGCACGACATGACGTACGATTTGGAGAAGATGTGCTGCGACGCCGTTGATCGGAGCTGTGGTCAGCTCGTCGATATCTCCGTCGAGTATTTCGGCAGCGATGAGCTGCTCAAGTATATCACAGCCAG ATCAAGTGGAATCAGACGCCTCCGACTAGTGCGGTGTTATTGCATAACAGATGAGGGGTTGAGTGAAGTGGCGCTGAAGCTTCCAATGTTGGAGGACCTTGAACTTTCAATGTGCACACTTTCGCACGAGCCTCTCGAGGTTGTTGGACGCTCTTGTCCGCTTTTGAAATCTCTGAAACTGAACAACCATTGGTACCAGTTCCCGCAGGAGTTGTGTAATAATGATGCATGTGCCGTAGCAGGAACAATGCGAGGTTTGCAGCACCTCCAGCTTTTTGGGAATAAGCTGACAAATGATGGTTTGATAGAACTTCTTGATGGTTGTCCTCGTCTTGAGTCACTTGATCTGCGCCATTGTTTTAATCTTTACATGGATGGAGATTTGGAGAAAAGGTTGACAGAAAACATTAAGAAGTTGTGGCTTCCTTATGATTCCACTGAAGACTATGAGTTTGATGCTATATCTAATGGTTATGAATCACGTGATGATGCTCTGGGATCCCCTTATGGGTTTTCTGGTAGTAATTTGTTGTCTGATGACTATGATGAGTATGGATTTTCAAGTGAAGGTGATTTCTATGACTATGAGGACTATAATGATTTTGCTACACTCAACTTGTATGACTACCCTTTCTAG
- the LOC101306709 gene encoding tyrosine decarboxylase 2-like produces the protein MDPEEFRRQGHVIIDFIADYYKNIEKYLVLSQVQPGYLKKLLPESAPYDPEPIETILQDVQDHIVPGITHWQSPSYFAYFPSSGSIAGFLGEMLSTGFNVVGFNWMSSPAATELESIVMDWLGDMLHLPKSFLFSGNGGGVLQGTTCEAIVCTMAAARDQMLSRIGKDNIGKLVCATMGTTATTSVDPLRGLCDVAKDYDLWVHVDAAYAGSICIYPEFRHFIEGVEGANSFSFNAHKWFLTTLDCCCLWVKNPTALINSLSTNPEYLRNKASDSKQVVDYKDWQIALSRRFRALKLWLVLRSYGVANLRSFIRSHVKMAKIFEGLVRMDNRFEIVVPRNFAVVCFRISPSAIVSDDRSYNGEEYNMVNEINCKLLEAINASGSVFMTHAVVGGVYLLRCAVGATLTEEKHIVEAWKVVQGQAHAILSACVVDLHNRMRYSNI, from the exons ATGGATCCTGAAGAGTTCAGGAGACAAGGTCACGTAATTATAGATTTCATTGCAGACTATTACAAAAACATAGAGAAGTACCTGGTTCTGAGCCAAGTCCAACCAGGTTACCTCAAGAAGCTCTTACCGGAGTCTGCGCCATACGACCCTGAGCCGATCGAAACCATCCTCCAAGATGTGCAAGATCATATTGTTCCTGGTATAACACATTGGCAAAGCCCTAGCTACTTTGCCTACTTTCCTTCAAGTGGCAGCATTGCCGGGTTTCTAGGCGAAATGCTTAGCACTGGGTTCAATGTGGTTGGATTCAACTGGATGTCATCGCCTGCTGCAACTGAGCTAGAAAGTATAGTCATGGATTGGCTTGGAGACATGCTGCATCTTCCCAAGTCCTTCCTGTTCTCTGGAAATGGTGGTGGTGTGTTACAAGGGACGACTTGTGAGGCCATTGTTTGCACCATGGCTGCTGCTAGAGACCAAATGCTAAGCCGAATTGGTAAAGACAACATTGGGAAGCTAGTT TGTGCCACGATGGGAACAACTGCAACCACTTCTGTTGATCCATTGAGGGGACTATGTGATGTAGCAAAAGATTACGACTTGTGGGTTCATGTCGATGCAGCATACGCAGGAAGTATCTGCATTTATCCAGAGTTTCGACATTTCATTGAAGGCGTCGAGGGAGCGAATTCATTCAGTTTCAATGCACATAAATGGTTCCTCACAACACTCGATTGTTGCTGCCTTTGGGTTAAGAACCCAACTGCATTGATCAATTCTTTGTCAACGAATCCGGAGTATTTGAGGAACAAAGCCAGTGATTCAAAGCAGGTGGTGGACTACAAAGACTGGCAAATAGCACTAAGCCGGAGGTTCCGGGCATTGAAATTATGGCTTGTGCTAAGAAGCTATGGCGTGGCTAACCTTAGAAGCTTTATTCGAAGCCATGTCAAGATGGCCAAGATTTTTGAAGGGCTGGTGAGAATGGACAACAGGTTTGAGATTGTGGTGCCTAGAAACTTCGCCGTGGTCTGTTTCAGGATTTCACCATCCGCAATAGTTAGTGATGATCGTTCTTATAATGGTGAGGAGTACAATATGGTAAACGAGATCAACTGCAAATTGCTGGAGGCCATCAATGCATCAGGCTCTGTGTTCATGACTCATGCTGTGGTTGGAGGTGTCTACCTCTTGCGGTGCGCAGTTGGTGCAACTCTAACAGAGGAAAAGCACATTGTCGAGGCATGGAAGGTGGTGCAAGGTCAGGCACATGCAATTCTCTCAGCATGCGTAGTTGATCTGCATAATCGTATGAGATATTCTAACATATAG